The Rhinolophus ferrumequinum isolate MPI-CBG mRhiFer1 chromosome 4, mRhiFer1_v1.p, whole genome shotgun sequence genome has a window encoding:
- the MRPL57 gene encoding ribosomal protein 63, mitochondrial, whose amino-acid sequence MFLTALLRRNRIPGRQWIGKHRRPRTVSFQAKQNTIRRLETEAENHYWLSMPCLSAEQEYGHAAARRAAAFRAIKAASQAKFPRHRVLVDQLSHLNVTKKWS is encoded by the coding sequence ATGTTCCTGACCGCTCTCCTGCGCCGCAACCGCATCCCCGGCCGGCAGTGGATCGGGAAGCACCGGCGGCCGCGCACCGTGTCCTTCCAGGCGAAGCAGAACACGATCCGCCGCCTGGAGACCGAGGCGGAGAACCACTACTGGCTGAGCATGCCCTGCCTCAGCGCCGAGCAGGAGTACGGCCACGCCGCGGCCCGCAGGGCAGCCGCCTTCCGGGCCATCAAGGCGGCCAGCCAGGCCAAGTTTCCCAGGCACAGAGTCCTTGTCGACCAGCTCAGCCACCTCAATGTCACCAAGAAGTGGTCCTAA